In Campylobacter suis, the DNA window TGCAAATAACTAAACACAGAGAACCCACATGCAAAGACGAAAATTCTTACAACTAAGCGCAGTTGCTAGTACACTAGCATATACAAATTTACAAGCAAGCACAGCCATACCACAAAAGGGGCTAAGTGCTAATAAATTTGGTGTATTTTGGGTGGAGGGTAGCGAGGATAAGATAACAAATATTACGCCATTTCGCAGTCATATCCACACAAACAAACTAAACGAGATCATCCCTGAGATCATTCAAAAAAACAAAACTCGTGTAAAACACCCATATGTGCGTAAAAGCTTTTTAGATGATCCCACAAACCCAAAGCCAGAGCTTCGTGGCAAGGAGGAGTTTGTGCGAGTTAGCTGGGAGGTGGCACTTGATCTAACGGCGCAAAGACTAAAGCACACCTATGATACTTACGGAGCAAACGCTGTTTATGGGCAGGTGTATCAGTGGGGCAACCTAGGCAAGGTCGGGCACAGCCGAAACATCGGCAAGCGCATGCTAAATGTCCTTGGTGGCTATGTGAGTGAGGCTGGAGGCTACTCGTATGGATGCGCACAAGTGATTATGCCACATGTTTTGGGTGTGATGGAGACAAGACAGCATCCAACTAGCTGGAAAGCGATACAGGAAAATGCGAAAAATATCGTATTTTGGGGGACTGATCCTATCGTGTCAAACGAGCTTGGTATCGGCGCACCGCTTCATGATGCGTATGCGAATTACCGCGTTATAAAAGACATGGCGGCGCGCGGTGAGATGAAAATTTACAGCGTCGATGTCTTTAAAAACGAAAGCGCAAAGTATTTTAACGCTAAAACACTTCTACTTCGTCCTAGCACAGACACAGCTATGATGATAGGGATGTGTCACTATCTTTATACAAACAACTTACACGATGATAAATTTTTAGAAAATAACTGTGTTGGGTTTGATAAATTTAAAGAGTATTTTATGGGAGAAAAAGATGGTGTTGTAAAAGACATAGCTTGGGCTAGTGAGATTTGTGGGGTTGCTAAAGATGAGATAGAGAGTTTTACAAAAACCATCGCAAAAGATCGCACCATGATAGTAAGTGGCTATGCTATACAGCGTACAGATCACGGCGAGCAAGCCTACTGGATGTTAATCG includes these proteins:
- a CDS encoding molybdopterin-dependent oxidoreductase, which codes for MQRRKFLQLSAVASTLAYTNLQASTAIPQKGLSANKFGVFWVEGSEDKITNITPFRSHIHTNKLNEIIPEIIQKNKTRVKHPYVRKSFLDDPTNPKPELRGKEEFVRVSWEVALDLTAQRLKHTYDTYGANAVYGQVYQWGNLGKVGHSRNIGKRMLNVLGGYVSEAGGYSYGCAQVIMPHVLGVMETRQHPTSWKAIQENAKNIVFWGTDPIVSNELGIGAPLHDAYANYRVIKDMAARGEMKIYSVDVFKNESAKYFNAKTLLLRPSTDTAMMIGMCHYLYTNNLHDDKFLENNCVGFDKFKEYFMGEKDGVVKDIAWASEICGVAKDEIESFTKTIAKDRTMIVSGYAIQRTDHGEQAYWMLIVLNAMLGHMGQAGGGFITNDQTHKTGDTHYKAPKIRNFDVLPHDKKYKAMINPKGSVIPNSRLIECLERPGSEIERNGKVHKFPELKLMFSTNGSLFTRHQDSNRAAIALRKLDAIITLEPFWTSQAKFSD